A single window of Liolophura sinensis isolate JHLJ2023 chromosome 6, CUHK_Ljap_v2, whole genome shotgun sequence DNA harbors:
- the LOC135468644 gene encoding ATP-dependent RNA helicase DDX55-like, whose product MEDTWDKLSPKLSQSTLNALQKLKFSRMTPVQAACIPLLLKRKDVAAEAVTGSGKTLAFVIPLLEMLLHREFPLKKQEIGAIILTPTRELAVQIDEVLSEFLIFTPQFTRILLIGGNNPQEDLDKLKSQGSHIMVATPGRLVDLLQRSHHGVNLAASVKSLELLVLDEADRLLDMGFEASLNTILSFLPKQRRTGLFSATQTDEVQQLIRAGLRNPVQITVKEKKVTKLSDGVTQRTPSTLQNFYMICESDEKFNQLCHFLKEHQTEKLMMFFSTCAAVDYFSQAIRSILKNIQVLSIHGKMKQKRNKIFDQFRRLPSGVLICTDVMARGVDIPDVNWVLQYDPPSSAAAFVHRCGRTARIGNTGNALLFLRECEDSYVDFIAINQKVHLKKIEKAEDVINQLPSLRKLSLVDRAMYEKGVRAFVSFVQSFGKHECRMIFQKKELNYGQLATGFGLLKIPKMPELKGKTISDFTPVDININSIPYKDKSVAVQRKLQAAKPKKEKVKHMKSKPWSKQLEKKERKKKRKEKKALAQKRKLEMTENDLDELEKDARLVKKFKSGKITEKQFDEEFVGDLSESN is encoded by the coding sequence ATGGAAGACACGTGGGATAAACTGTCACCAAAGTTGAGTCAATCAACATTGAACGCTTTacaaaaactgaagttttctcGGATGACACCAGTCCAAGCAGCCTGTATACCTTTGTTGCTTAAGCGGAAAGATGTAGCCGCTGAGGCGGTAACAGGAAGTGGAAAGACTCTGGCATTTGTCATTCCCTTGTTGGAAATGTTACTACACAGAGAATTCCCgttgaaaaaacaagaaataggAGCAATAATTTTGACACCAACTAGAGAATTGGCTGTGCAGATTGATGAAGTATTGTCTGAATTCCTCATATTCACTCCTCAATTCACCCGAATTTTGTTGATAGGAGGAAATAATCCACAAGAAGACCTGGATAAACTAAAAAGTCAGGGGTCTCACATTATGGTGGCCACTCCAGGAAGACTGGTGGATCTTCTACAACGGAGTCATCATGGCGTGAACTTGGCAGCTAGCGTCAAGTCATTAGAACTTCTCGTCCTTGATGAAGCAGACAGACTGTTGGACATGGGGTTTGAAGCAAGTCTCAACACTATCCTCAGTTTTTTACCAAAGCAGCGTCGCACTGGCTTGTTTTCTGCCACTCAGACAGATGAGGTACAACAACTGATCAGGGCAGGTTTACGGAACCCTGTTCAGATTACAGTAAAGGAGAAGAAGGTGACAAAACTGTCTGATGGTGTGACCCAACGAACTCCATCCACACTTCAGAACTTTTACATGATCTGTGAGAGTGATGAAAAGTTCAACCAACTGTGTCATTTCCTCAAGGAACATCAGACTGAgaagctgatgatgtttttcagCACGTGTGCGGCAGTGGACTATTTCTCTCAAGCTATTCGGTCTATCCTGAAAAACATTCAAGTGCTGAGCATCCATGGCAAAATGAAGCAGAAACGCAACAAAATATTTGATCAGTTCCGCAGGCTTCCCAGTGGAGTTTTGATCTGCACGGACGTAATGGCGAGAGGGGTTGATATTCCTGACGTGAACTGGGTACTGCAGTACGACCCTCCAAGCTCCGCAGCGGCCTTTGTGCATAGGTGTGGACGGACAGCCAGGATAGGCAATACAGGAAATGCACTGCTATTTCTGAGGGAATGTGAGGACAGCTATGTGGACTTTATCGCGATCAATCAAAAGGTACATCTGAAGAAGATAGAGAAAGCAGAAGATGTGATTAATCAGCTACCTTCACTCAGAAAGTTATCCCTTGTCGACAGGGCCATGTATGAGAAAGGTGTCAGGGCATTTGTTTCGTTTGTCCAAAGCTTCGGAAAGCATGAATGTAGAATGATATTTCAGAAGAAGGAATTGAACTATGGACAGTTAGCTACAGGATTTGGTTTGCTGAAGATTCCCAAGATGCCAGAACTGAAAGGAAAGACGATTAGTGACTTTACACCTGTAGACATTAATATTAATAGTATTCCATATAAAGACAAAAGTGTAGCGGTGCAGAGAAAACTTCAAGCTGCTAAACCAAAGAAAGAGAAAGTAAAGCACATGAAAAGCAAACCATGGTCTAAGCAATTGGAAAAGAAAGAGcgcaaaaagaaaagaaaagaaaagaaggcTTTGGCTCAGAAAAGAAAGTTAGAAATGACAGAGAATGACTTAGATGAGTTGGAAAAAGATGCTAGACTTGTTAAGAAGTTTAAATCTGGTAAAATAACAGAGAAGCAATTTGATGAAGAATTTGTGGGGGATTTGTCAGAATCCAATTAG